The Arthrobacter oryzae DNA window GGTCGCCGGTGCCAACCGGGTGGTCCACGTAGTGGTGGACCTGCCGCAGGAGGAGACCGGCGGAGTAAGCCTGGACGTTATTGCGGAGATTTCCAAGGAGCTGTCCGGCGTCCTGGACAGCGATCCCAGCTACGACAGCCGCCCTTACGACCTCGAGGTTTCCTCGCCCGGCGTCGGACGGCCCCTCACCGAGCAGCGCCACTGGCACCGTGCCCGCGGCCGCATGGTCAAGGTGAACGTCATTCAAGGGGACAACATCACCGGCAGGATCCAGTCCGTTGACGACGACGGCGTGACCCTCATTCCGGAGATCGCGGCCAAAAAGGGAATGAAGCCCAAGCAGGGCGAACCCGAAAAAATTCCTTTCGACAGGATCCGCAATGGAAAAGTCGAGATAGAGTTCAGCCACCTCGATGAGGTCGGTCTGGAAGATGAACACAATGGACCTTCTGAGGAGGCCTGATGGATATTGACATGAGCGCACTGAGACTTCTGGAGCGTGAGCGTGAAATCCCGCTGGACCTCCTGATCCCCACCATCGAGCAGGCGCTGCTGGTGGCCTACCACAAGTCTCCGGGAGCCTTCGAAAAGGCCCGCGCAGAGCTGGACCGCAAGAGCGGCCACGTGACCATCTGGGCAACTGAAATTGACGACGACGGCGCCCCCATCGGCGAGTTCGAAGACACGCCGGCGGGGTTCGGCCGCATCGCTGCCAGCACCGCGCGGCAGATCATCCTGCAGCGTCTTCGCGACGCTGAGGACGACAACGTCCTGGGCCAGTTCAAGGGTCGCGAGGGCGAACTGGTGGCCGGCACAATCCAGCAGGGCAACAACCCGCACATGATCCAGGTCAACCTTGGAACGGTGGAGGCGCTGCTGCCCCCGCCCGAGCAGGTACCCGGCGAGAAGTACCTCCACGGCAACCGGCTTCGCGCCTTCGTCATCGACGTGCACCGCGGCACCAAGGGTCCGTCCATCACGCTGTCCCGTTCGCACCCCGGCCTGGTCCGGAAGCTTTTCGAACTGGAAGTCCCGGAGATCGCCGACCGCTCGGTGGAGATCGTGGCACTGGCCCGCGAGGCCGGCCACCGCACCAAGATCGCTGTCAAAGCCAACATCCCCGGCATCAATGCCAAGGGTGCCTGCATCGGCGAAATGGGTTCCCGTGTCCGGGCCGTCATGACCGAGCTCAATGACGAGAAGATCGACATTGTTGACTACAGCGAGGACCCGGCCACGTTCATCGCCAGCGCCCTGTCGCCGTCGAGGGTGAATTCCGTCACTATCACGGATGAGGCAACCCGCTCCGCACGCGTTGTAGTGCCGGACTATCAGCTGTCGCTCGCCATCGGCAAGGAGGGCCAGAACGCCCGTCTGGCCGCCAAGCTCACCGGCTGGCGCATCGACATCGTCTCCGACGCGGCGGCTCCGCGCGAAAACTAGGCCGTCTCGGCGGCAGCAACCCCCGGATTATCCCGCCCGGTTTTGACCCGTCATTTCGGGGCCGGGGCACCGGAGGGGCTAGAATAGACATTGACCGTGCCTTATGGCCGGTATTCGTGCGCCTTGAGCGTGCCCGCAGAATCTGCGTTCCTTTCGGACGCGTGATCCCGCAGGCGGGTTCGGGGCGGCAGATTTGCAGGGGCAGGAAGATACTCACCGTGGCATTAGTGCAACACCTTGAGGATCAGCCGCAACGCACCTGCATCGGATGCCGGAAGAAGGGGCCGCGGTCAGAGCTACTCCGGCTCGTCGCCGAAGGCAGCGGTTCCGCCGCTGTCGTGGTGGACGAACGACGCCGGATGGCTGGCCGGGGTGCATGGCTGCACCCCAGCGAAACGTGCCTGGCGCTGGCAATCAAGCGGCGTGCGTTCGGACGTGCCCTCCCGGGCGCCACCGGAACCGCCGCCGTCGAACGCCGGATAACGGCAGGCACGCAAGCCGTGGACACTCCGGTGGCCGCAGCAACAACCGTCCAACCTGAAAGCGGGTCAGAAAACTGATGGAAACCCGATGAGTTCCCAGCGATGAGTGCGCAACGATGACAACTTTGTTGCGCTCTGCAATGGACCTTTCAGCTGCACTCGCGGCGGAGGTCCGCAGTAAGAAGTAGACGGTTCGTGCCTGGCTCGGTGCGGACCGAGACAGGAGAAATGTGGCCAAGGTCCGCGTACATGAGCTCGCTAAAGAGCTCGGTATTACTTCCAAAGATGCAGTAACCAAACTGCAGGAACTGGGCGAATTCGTTCGCTCTGCCTCTTCCACCATTGAGGCCCCCGTTGTGAGGAAACTCCGCAACGCCTACCCCGCCGCCGGCGCTTCGAAGTCCGAAGCTCCCGCTGCAGCGCCCAAGGCGCCCGCCAGCCCCGCGGCTTCCCGTCCGGCCCCCGCGCCGGGCCCGGCAGCACCCAAGGCTCCGGAACCCAAGGCTGAAGCTCCGGCCGCAGCGCCCGCCCCGTCGGCGCCTGCTCCGGCAGCAGCAGCACCTGCTCCCTCGACTCCGGCTGCAGCCGCGCCCTCGGCACCGGCTCCGGCCGCACCGTCCACCGGCGCGAAGCCCGGTGCCCGTCCGGCACCGAAGGCCGAAGCTCCGGCTGCCCCCTCCCGCTCCGGCGGACAGGGCGGCTCGGCGCCCCGTCCGGGCGGTCCCCGTCCCGGCAACAACCCGTTCGCGACTTCCCAGGGCATGCCCCGCGGCCGCGGCGGCGACACCGAACGCACCTCGCGTCCGGGCAACAACCCGTTCGCTCCTTCCCAGGGCATGCCGCGTCCGGGCGGAAGCCGCACCGAGGGCGAACGCCCCGGCGGCCCGCGTCCGGCAGCCGGTGCAGGAGGTCCCCGTCCGGGTGCTCCGCGTCCCGGTGGTACCCAGGGTGCACGTCCCGGCGCTCCGCGTCCGGCCGGCGCTGCCGGCGCACGCCCCGGTGCAGGCGGCGGAAACCGTCCTACTCCCGGCATGATGCCTAACCGCACCGAACGTCCCGCACCCGCTGGTGCAGGTCGTCCCGGCGGCGGCGGCCGCGGTCCCGGACGCCCCGGTGGCGCACCGGGTACCGGTGGCGCTCCCGGCGCCGGCGGCGGTGCTCCGGCCGGCGGTGGCTTCGGCAAGGGCGGCCGCGGTCGCGGTGGCACCCAGGGTGCCTTCGGTAAGGGCGGCGCAGGCCGTGGCAAGCAGCGCAAGTCGAAGCGTGCCAAGCGCCAGGAACTCGAGCAGATGAGTGCTCCGTCGCTGGGCGGCGTCAGCGTGCCCCGCGGCGACGGCAACACCGTTGTCCGCCTCCGTCGCGGCTCGTCCATCACGGACTTTGCCGACAAGATCGAGGCGAACCCCGCCGCACTGGTGACGGTGCTCTTCCACCTCGGTGAAATGGCCACGGCCACCCAGTCGCTGGATGAGGAGACCTTCGCACTGCTGGGCGAGGAACTTGGCTACAAGCTCCAGGTTGTATCGCCGGAGGATGAGGAGCGCGAGCTGCTCTCCGGTTTCGACATCGACTTCGACGCCGAACTTGAAGCTGAAGGCGACGAGGAGCTCGAAGCACGGCCTCCGGTTGTCACCGTCATGGGTCACGTTGACCACGGTAAGACCCGCCTGCTGGATGCCATCCGTAACTCCGACGTCGTCGCGGGTGAACACGGCGGCATTACGCAGCACATCGGTGCTTACCAGATCACCACCGCGCACGAAGGCACCGACCGGAAGATCACCTTCATCGATACCCCGGGCCACGAGGCGTTCACCGCCATGCGTGCCCGTGGTGCGAAGGTCACCGACATCGCAATCCTGGTGGTCGCAGCGGACGACGGCGTGATGCCGCAGACCGTTGAGGCCCTCAACCACGCACAGGCGGCCAACGTGCCGATCGTCGTGGCTGTGAACAAGATCGACAAGGAAGGCGCCAACCCGGACAAGGTCCGCGGCCAGCTGACCGAGTACGGACTGGTTCCCGAAGAATACGGTGGCGACACCATGTTCGTGGAGGTCTCTGCCCGCCAGAACCTCAACATCGACGAGCTGCTCGAGGCAGTCCTGCTCACCGCAGACGCAGCCCTGGACATGCGCGCCAACCCGAACAAGGACGCCCGCGGTATCGCGATCGAAGCCAACCTGGACAAGGGCCGCGGTGCGGTTGCCACCGTCCTGGTCCAGTCCGGTACCCTGCGCGTCGGCGACACCATCGTCGCAGGCACGGCCCACGGCCGCGTCCGTGCGATGTTCGACGACGACGGCAGCGTCCTGACCGAGGCCGGCCCGTCCCGCCCCGTGCAGGTGCTGGGTCTGTCCAACGTCCCGCGCGCCGGTGACACCTTCTTCGTGACCGCTGACGAGCGCACCGCCCGCCAGATCGCCGAGAAGCGTGAAGCAGCCGACCGTAACGCCGCCCTGGCCAAGCGTCGCAAGCGCATCAGCCTTGAAGACTTCGACCAGGCCGTCGCCGAAGGCAAGATCGACACCCTCAACCTCATCCTCAAGGGTGACGTGTCCGGTGCCGTGGAAGCCCTCGAAGACGCGCTGCTCAAGATCGACGTCGGCGAAGGTGTCCAGCTCCGCGTTATCCACCGCGGTGTCGGTGCGATCACGCAGAACGACGTCAACCTGGCAACGGTCGACTCCGCCGTCATCATCGGCTTCAACGTCAAGCCCGCCGAGCGGGTTGCCGAACTGGCAGACCGCGAAGGCGTGGACATGCGCTTCTACTCCGTCATCTACGCAGCAATCGATGACATTGAGATGGCCCTCAAGGGCATGCTCAAGCCGGAGTACGAAGAGGTCCAGCTTGGCACCGCCGAGGTCCGTGAAGTGTTCCGTTCCTCCAAGTTCGGCAACATTGCCGGTTCCATCGTTCGGTCGGGTGTTATCCGACGCAACACGAAGGCCCGCATCAGCCGCGACGGCAAGATCATCGGCGACAACCTCACCGTTGAGACGCTCAAGCGCTTCAAGGACGACGCCACCGAGGTCCGCACGGACTTCGAGTGTGGTATCGGTCTTGGCTCGTACAACGACATCAACGAGGGCGACATCATCGAGACCTTCGAGATGCGCGAGAAGCCGCGCGTCTAGTCGTGTGAGTTTCACAGGGTCGGGGCCGTTGGATTTTTTCCGGCGGCCCCGCCCCTTCGCTGGGTGGCCAACGTCTTACGACGTCGGCCACCCAGCTTCGGCAGGCCCGATGCCACTCCCAGGCCGCCGGAAAAAATCCAACGGGAGTCCGTCGTAGACTCGCCTTAGGCGCGTGGCAATTACCAAACTTGAGTACGTAAGCCGCTAACGCGCCGTCGTACATCCAAATATTTAGGAGTGGAAATGGCTGATCCGGCACGCGCTGCCAAGTTGGCGCAGCGGATTAAGGTTGTTGTTGCAGAGGCTTTGGGCCGGAAGGTCAAGGATCCGCGGCTTGAAGGTATTACTGTTACCGATGCCCGCGTGACCAATGACCTGCAGCACGCCACGATCTACTACACCGTGTTCGGGGACCAGGTTGTCCAGGCGGATGCTGCCAAGGGCCTGGAGAAGGCCAAGGGCGTCCTCCGGCAGGAAGTGGGCCGCAACATCACTGTGCGGCTGACTCCCACGCTCGAGTTCGTGGCTGACCAGATTCCGGTCAACGCCTCCAACCTGGAGGAACTGCTCCGCGCCGCCAAGAAGCGCGACGCTGAAGTGGCCGCCCTGGCTGCCGGCGCCAAGCACGCCGGCGACGCCGATCCGTACAAGAGCGACATTCCCGACGACGTCGAAATCGACGAAGACGACTTCGACGAAGAGGATGAAGACCTCATCGACAACGAAGAACTCGACGAGGACAACAGCAAGTAGGACGTTGCGCTACGAGTGTGGCCGGACCCGTAACGGGCCGGCCACACTCTTGTTTAAGGGGCGCTACGTCAGTGGCGGGAGTGCCTGTCAAGGTCAACGGAAACCACTTTGCCCTCGGGCGCCTGGTTCGGCGCCGGGAGGGCATCGGTGGTTGCGTACAGCTTGGAATCCCTGATGGCGACGTCGGCAGTTACCTTGGCGGCCAGCACCGTCCGCTGCTTGTGGCGGTCTATCTTGAGCACGCCCTCACCGAACAGGGACGCGACGTACACGTCGCCGTCGTCGTCCAGTGCCAGCCCGGTGGGTGACATCACGTCGTCGGCAAAGAGCCGGACACGGCCGTTGTCCGGGTTGACCCGGTATACGGCGCCGCGGGCACCGAGTGCGGGGTCCTCCGGTCCGCCCGGGAGCACTGAAACGTACAGCCATCCGTCGTGACCCACCGCGACGTCCGTGGGAACGGGCTCAAAGTTATAAGTGAGGCCCGCAACGCAGCCCGGGAGCTGCAGGGCTGACGCCACTTCGGCCGTGACGGTATAGGGACGCGGCGGCAGGACGGCGACGGTCTCAGTGTCGCCGGAGTCGGCGTCGACGGCCACGATGCTGTTGGCCCCGGCATCTGCCACGTACACGGTGTCCCCGGACAACGCGATGCCATAGGGGTGGGAGTCGACGGTTCCGGCATACGATGCGGGCACCTCGGGCGGTAGCTGCGCCGCGCACGCCTCCGGCAGGTCCTCAAAACCGTACGTGACGTCGCCGTCGGCGTTCTCGCTTGTCTCCAGGGCGGCAAGGTCACCGAACGTGGCTTGCTTTCCGTCGCGGGCAATGGTGCGGATATGACCGGCGAGCGGACGGGCATCCATGGGCCCTGCTCCCTGGCTTTCGGCGAAATAGGTGGTGCCCCGCCGGTAGGCGCTGCCGGCCACATCCCAGGCAGGGTCCGAATACAACTCCGATCTGGCGCCGTCAGGACCGATCCGGATCAGCCGCCCGGCGAATTCCTCACTGACGGTGACTGCACCGTCGCGGGCCGTGCTGACGTGGAGCGGACTCACCAGCCCGCCCGCAACGATAACGGGATCGGACTGTGGCGGTGCGGCAGCGCCCGCAGGGCCGGATGACAGGAAGACCGCGGCAGTAACAGCAGCCGCGGCAAGCGAAACGTGCTTTCTCATGGTGGTCTCCAAATGGACAGGATGATTCCCGGGAATCACTGAGACCACGGATCAGGCTGGCGGAAACACCGCCGCCCCCCCACATCGCACATTCTATTTCTTCCCCGCCGGGCACGTCGATGGTTCCCGTAAACTCCGCTGGCTTTCTGCCCGGAAAGTCGCGGCTGGCTGGCTATGATCGGAGCATGGACGCCCAACCTTCCGCCGCTGATATCCAGGACTTCCTAGGCCAGGCCGTCAACCTCGCCATGCAGAACGTGGGTGAGGGCGGCGGGCCCTTTGGAGCGCTCGTGGTCACCGCCGACGGCGAACGCTATTTTGGCGTCAACAGGGTGACGCGGGACAACGACCCCACCGCGCATGCCGAGGTGGTGGCCATCCGCACGGCCGCGGCGGAATCCGCCAACTTCGATCTCAGCGGGGCCGTGCTCTATGCAAGCTGTGAGCCCTGCCCGCTGTGCCTGGCCGCTGCGCTGTGGGCGCGGATCGGCCGCGTCTATTTTGCCGCGGACCGGCATGGCGCCGCCGCCGCCGGGTTCGACGACGCCCTGTTTTACGAGTATTTCGAGGGGACCCGGCCGGAACTCATGCCGGTCAGGCAAACCGACATCCCGGCGTCGAACCTCCCGTTTGATGCGTGGCGCGACAACCCGGACCGCACCGAATACTGAACGGGCCCGGGCTTCCGGCCCGGTGGTAGGGCGGCGGGACCTTAGACTCTATCCGCCCCCGGCCGGCAGGCGTCCGATTAACGCATGACTTCAGGAGCGACTGGACGGCCGCGCGGAGCAGTGCAACCGAGACTCATCAAGTGTCCCGGTTGTGGCAAAACGAACAGGATTCCCGCGGCTGCTCCCGGCCGTCCGCGCTGCGGCAACTGCAGCCACGACCTGCCATGGATCGTCGACGCCGGCGACTCTGACTTCAAACACATCGCGGAGGAGTCAACGGTGCCTGCCCTGATCGACTTCTGGGCCGAATGGTGCGGCCCCTGCCGGTTGGTCAGTCCGGTCCTGGACCAGCTGGCGACCGAGAAGGCGGGACGGATCAAGCTGGTCAAAGTCGACGTTGACCGGGCACCGGGGCTCTCAGCACGGTTTGCCGTGCAGGCGATCCCCACCTTGATGGTGATTATCGGCGGCATGGTGGTCGCCCGGCAGGCGGGCGCCGCTCCGGCGCCGGCCCTGCGGACCTGGCTGGAACACGCGCTTTCCTCCAGCCTCAGCTGAGCACCCCACGGCTGTGCTCCCGGGATTCTAGGCACATGTTCGGCACAGTTCGGCATACGGAGGAAGCGATGACAGAAATACTGCGCTACGAAGTCGGGTCAGGCGTGGTCCTGGTGGAAGCCGAGGAGGACAGCTTCGGGGTGGAACACCGCTCACGTGACGAACAGGGGATCCAGGACACCGGGCGCAGGTTCGAAGATGCACTCGCAGCCGTCAGACCGGCCGCCAAGGCGGCCGCCGAAGTTTTGGGGGATCTGGCTCCCGAGCATCTGGAGCTGCAGTTCGGCGTGAAAATGGCGGGGGCGGCCGGGGCCATCATCGCCAGGAACGTGACTGAAGCGCACTTCATCGTCCGGATGTCGTGGTCGCCCGAGCAACCGCCGCCCGACGAGGAGCCTGAGTACTAGGGCGTATCTCCTGCAGCCTCGAAGTGATCCCGTCGCCGGGCCGACGACGGGCGACAGAAAGGAACACCTCATGGGACTGATCCACATCGACCTTTTCACCACGCTCGACGGCGTCGCACAGGCGCCCGGCGGGCCGAGTGAGGACCCCGAAGGCGGGTTCACGTTCGGCGGCTGGCAGGCACCCCTCATCGACGAGGTGGTCGGCGAACAGATCGACGCCGGGATGGAGGGGATGGACGCGCTGCTGCTCGGGCGCCGGACCTACGACATTTTCGCCGGGTACTGGCCACACGCGGACGGGGACATTGCGCGGCTGTTCAACCGCCTCCCGAAATACGTGGCCTCGCGCCGGACGCCCGCCCTCGAGTGGGCCGGCTCCACCCTGCTCGGTCCCGATGTCGCCGCCGCCGTGAGCGAACTGCGCGACCGCCACGCGAACATCCACGTGATCGGCAGCCTCGACTTCGTGCAGACCCTGTTCGCCGAGCGGCTCTTCGATCGGCTCACGCTCTGGGTGTATCCGATCCTCCTCGGCAGTGGAAAGAAGGTCTTCGCCCGCGGCGTGGTCCCGACGAACCTCAGGCTCATCGAGCCGGTGGTCGCCTCACCGAAGGGTGCGGTGTTGCAGCGCTATGCCCTCGCCGAGGGCACGCCCGGCGTCGGCGATATGTCGGCTGTCGACTGATCGCGGCCCTGCTCTGCGGGGCAGGTTCGCCCTGTCCGGGGCGCTACGTTCGCGAACGGCGGCCGCCGCGGGCACCCAGCCCGCCGAGCAGCGGCGATCCCATCCCCAGCAGGAAACCGAAGTCATACCAGTTGCCTGCCCTGGCGGTGTTGTAGAACGGGAATTCCGCCCAAGCTCCGAACACGTGCGCGATGAGCACGATCCACGCCGTCAAACCGTTCCAGAAGCCCCACAGCAGGTCCTGCCACCACATGATATTCCTCTCCGGTGCCGCCCCTGTGGACAGGTTAAGGCGCTGCCGGGTTCTGCACTAGGGACTCAGTGCCCCACTTGATCCGTGCATGCTGCGCCGGGCAGAACGTAATGCGTCAGTGCCGGGAGGGCAGGCGGCCCAGGCCTTCCACGAGTTCGGTCCGGGCGCCGCACAGAGCGATCCGGATCCAGCCTTCACCGATGGAACCGAAGGCCGTGCCCGGGGCGAAGGAAACCCCGGAATCGGCCAGGAATTTCCGGACCCAGGACCGCACATCGCCACCGCTCACGTGGGAAACGTCCGCCCACAGGTAGAAGGCCCCCTGCGCCGAGAGGAACGGAATGCCTTTGGACTCAAGCACGGCCGAGGCCGCGTCCCGGTTGGCCCGGTAGTGGGCATGGGCCTGGCTGACGTAGTCCTGCGGCCCCGTGAGCGCGGCGATCGCGGCGTACTGGGAAGGCGAGGCGACGCAGGAGACGATCGACTCCATGACGTTGTTCATTTTCCGCTCCAGCCCGGGCGGGCAGATCAGTGCCCCGATCCGGAGTCCCGTCAGTCCATAGGTCTTGGACAACGTCAGGGACGTGAAGACCCTGGCCTCGCCGGGGACGTCGCTGTCAAAGCGGGCAGGGCTGACGTGGGGTACGTCGTAGGTGAAGGCCTCGTAGCATTCGTCGGAGATGATCCAGAGGTCGTGGCGGCGGGCCAGGTCAACGAGGCTGCGGGTCAGTTCGCCGCCCAGGACTGCGCCCAGGGGATTGGAGGGCGAATTCAGGACCAGCACCTTGGTCTGCGGCGTGATGAGGGACTCAAGGTCCTCGATCCTCGGCTGGAAGTCGTGCTCAGGGTAGAGCGGGTACCGAACGGGCACTGCGTGCAGGAGCCGGCTGGTCATGGCAAACGTGGGGTAGCCGGGGTTCGGGATCAGGATCTCGTCACCGGGGGAGAGCAACAGGCTCATGGCGAAGTGGAGGCCCTGCTGGGCGCCGTCCACCACGTAGACCCGCTCTGTTCCGACCTCAACGCCGTTGTGCTCACGGAACCTGGCCGCGAAGGCTTCGCGGAGGGCCGGGATTCCGGCATTCGGTGTGTAGTTGGTCTCGTCGCGGTCCAGGCAGGCCATGCCCGCCTCGAGGACATGGCGGGGGAGCGCGAAGCCTGGTTCCCCGATGCTCAGCACAATGGCGCCGGGGGTGCCCCATGCGGCTTCGGTGATCTCGCGGATCTGGTTGGCGGGGAAGTCGCTGACATGGGCGGCAAGCTCGGGCATGTCTGCCATCCTAACTGCCGCCGTCGTGCTGGCCGCGGGACCCTGCCGCCCGCCGTCGGGCGAAAAGGGAGAGGCGCGGGCGCGGATATACTGGGAGGCGTGCTTTCTGGACTGGTAATAGTGGACAAGCCGCAGGGATGGACCAGCCACGATGTGGTTGGACGGATGCGGCGGCTGGCCGGTACCCGGAAAGTGGGGCATGCCGGCACGCTGGATCCCATGGCGACGGGCGTGCTGGTTCTCGGTATCAATAAGGCCACCCGCCTGCTGACCTACATCGTCGGAACCTCCAAGACGTACACGGCCACCATCCGCCTCGGCGAATCCACCGTGACGGACGACGCCGAAGGTGAGGTAATCAGCAGCCAGTCTGCCGCTGCCATCACCGAGGAAGCCATCCGGGCCGGCGTCGCGGCACTCACCGGCGAGATCCAGCAGGTCCCCAGCAGCGTCAGCGCCATCAAGGTCAACGGCGAACGCGCCTATGCCCGGGTCCGGTCCGGCGAAGACGTGAAACTGGCTGCGCGGCCGGTCACCATCCACCGCTTCGACGTCCATGCAGTCCGGCCCGCGGGTGACGGTGACGTCCTTGACGTGGATGTCACCGTGGAATGCTCGTCCGGAACGTATATCCGTGCCCTGGCGCGGGACCTGGGCGAAGCGCTGGGCACGGGAGGCCACCTGACGGCGCTTCGGCGGACCCAGGTCGGCCCGTACACGCTGGACCAGGCCCGGACGCTGGAGCAGTTGGCCGGGGAACTCGAAGTGCTGGAGATGTCGCAGGCGGCGCGGGCGCTCATGCCCAACCGCGAGCTCAGCGCGGAGGAGGCCACTGAAATTTCCTTCGGGCGCCGCATCGCCGCAGGTGCAGGGGCAGGAACGCCGGCCGCCGCCACCGCAGACAAGCCCGCCGCAGCTTTTGCGCCGGACGGCTCGCTGGTGGCACTGCTGGCCGACGCCGGCGGCTATGCGAAGCCGGTGCTGGTTTTCGCGCCCGGTAACGAACAGCAGGCCACGTAGTTTGGACGCGTACTTTTACATCATTCTGGCGGTCGGGCTGCTTTCCACGATCATCTGCACCGTAGCGGGGATCCTGAAGAAAGCCCCGAACGATGCCACCCTCCTGTCAGTCGCCGCCGTCGAACTGGCACTCCTGGTGTACCTGGTGGGCTCCATCGTCCGCGTGGCGTCGGGAGAGCAGATCGCCGGCGAAGCGTGGGAGTTCTGGGGCTACCTGGCCACTGCCCTGATCCTGCCCATTGGCGCCGTGTACTGGTCCATCCTGGAGCGCACCCGGTGGAGCAACTTT harbors:
- the truB gene encoding tRNA pseudouridine(55) synthase TruB; the encoded protein is MLSGLVIVDKPQGWTSHDVVGRMRRLAGTRKVGHAGTLDPMATGVLVLGINKATRLLTYIVGTSKTYTATIRLGESTVTDDAEGEVISSQSAAAITEEAIRAGVAALTGEIQQVPSSVSAIKVNGERAYARVRSGEDVKLAARPVTIHRFDVHAVRPAGDGDVLDVDVTVECSSGTYIRALARDLGEALGTGGHLTALRRTQVGPYTLDQARTLEQLAGELEVLEMSQAARALMPNRELSAEEATEISFGRRIAAGAGAGTPAAATADKPAAAFAPDGSLVALLADAGGYAKPVLVFAPGNEQQAT